The segment AACGTAAACAGCCCTCGCCAGTAATGACGAGGGCTGTTTGCACAGGGATAAATCGACGTCCGCTACGCCGCGAGGAAATCGTCCACGCGCTTCTTCAGAGCGGGCTTGGGCAGCGCGCCCACTTGCGAATCCACATGCTTGCCGTTCTTGAAGAACAGCAGCGTGGGGATGCCTTGAATGCGGTACTGCATCGCGGTCTGCGGATTATTATCCACGTCGAGCTTGACGAACGTCACGCGGCCGGAGTATTCGTCCGCCAGCGCCTCGATAAAGGGCGCGATCATTTTGCAGGGAGCGCACCAGTCGGCATAGCAGTCCACAACCACGTTGGGATTCTGCTTGATGGTCGTCGCAAATTC is part of the bacterium genome and harbors:
- the trxA gene encoding thioredoxin; its protein translation is MADNTSTTKVQHVADAEFATTIKQNPNVVVDCYADWCAPCKMIAPFIEALADEYSGRVTFVKLDVDNNPQTAMQYRIQGIPTLLFFKNGKHVDSQVGALPKPALKKRVDDFLAA